The DNA sequence GAGTAGTGCTCCTCCTCCTGCGCCACAACTCCGGACACATGGGTGTCTGACCGCTCCCCTATCGTGATCAGGCCCGGATCTGGGAGAAGGCCTACGTCAAGAACTTAccacgtcaaacactggtccctGTTCCGGAAGCACTACAGCAAGTTGGGCCATGGCCGTGACTTCCTCAGCGCCATCGCAGATTGCGCTCGGGCTGCTACCATTCAGTGCTCTGCCCAACCAGATACCCCGCCCCTGACCTCCACCTGCTCAACTTCTGCGACTCCAGGTGCCGTACGGAGCGCACAACAATCCGGACGGGCTAGGCAGAGCACTGAACCGAGTACAGACGCGCGGATGCCCGCTGCAGACTCCAGGCCCGGCGCAGGCGGAGCCAGAGCTGGAGGAGCCTCTGTTCTGCTATCGAGGACAGGTCCAGGGGACCACTGGCTTGGAGGCTGCTCAAATCCCTCACCGGCAGGAAAGCAAGCCTACAAACTCTCCTCGCCGTGGCCATCACGCTGGGTATCAGTGATGAGGCCCTTGCGGAGCTACTCGCCGACCATTTCGCGCCGGCTGCACCGCGCACTTCAGCCATCCTGATGGTAGGACAGCCTTCCTTCAGCCTGCGTAGCTGCCTGCACAACCACCACCCAGGGTGGACATCGAGCAAGGTTACTGCTATCTGCCAAGACCCGCTGACGCTACACGAGTTGAAAGTTGCCCTGAAGAGGGGGAATTAAGcgccgcagcgcaccaggagcCGACGGAGTGGCGACCCAAATGCTCCGGAACCTGGCCGCCAGCGAGCAGCAGCGCCTGTTCGACCGCTACAACGACATCTGGCGGTCAGGGCAGGTGCCGGCGTCATGGCGCACAGCCATCGTGACTCCCATCTGGAAGGCTGAAAAGCCGGCTGGAAACGTGAGCTCCTACCGGCCGGTCTTCCTCACTTCCGCCGCttgcaaggtgatggaggccattgCTCTGGTccgactggactgggtggcccgtgccCATGGCTTCCTGGCCGACGAGCAGACGGGGTTCCGGCGGCGCCGATGTACCGCGGACTCCATCGCGGACGTGGTCTCCCCGCTGGAAGAGGCCAAGGCCCGCGGTGACGCCGTGCTCCCGGTGCTTATCGACATCAAGGGGGCCTTTGACGGACTGCCCCATCCAGTCTTTCAGCAGGCCCTGGACCTACTTGGCATCAACGAGAACCTGCGGTGGTTCATCTCGTCGTTCCTGGAGGTACGCACCCTGGGGGTACGAGTGGGCTGATCGAGGAGCTCCCCTCGGCCGGTGGCAGCAGCCGTCCCACaagggtcagtggtgagcccttTCCTGTGGAACCTGGCCTGGCCCAGCTTcctgctgccctgccgatcgaccCCGACTACTCGGTGAGTACttccatctacgcggacgacatcgccctgtGGGTGCGAAGCCCACCACACAGCAACCGCAGCGCGCGCTCGGCCCTGCAAAGAGCCCTCGACACCGCCGCTGCTTACCTGAGCAGCATTGGCCGTCATTTCGGCAAGGAAGACGGAGGCCATGCTGCTCCACCCAAGAGCAGCCGCCCGCACACATCTACCCGGCTGCACCTGGAAGGCGTCCAGTTACCCTGGAGCGCGGTAGTGAcgtacctggggctgcgcattgatcaCCGGCTGTCCTCGCTGCCTCCTGTCAAGACCCTGCATATCCAGGTCCTCCGGGTCCGCAAGGCAGTCTCTCAGCTTCTTGCCCgaggacagggctgtaccactaGGTGGGCTCTGCAGCTCTACGATGCAGCAGCCACCTCACGCCTGCGGTACGCCCTCCCACTCGTGGCACTACCACCTGCCCGTCTCAAGAAgctggagctgcagcatcgggacgcaATTAGGCTCTGCCTGGGCGCTCCCCGCAGCTCCCAAGTCGCTGCAACCTAGGCCAAGGCGGGAGCATGGCCCCTGTCACGCCTCCTCCTGCAACAGCGGCTACGCCATGTTGACCGCCTCCACCATGGCCCAGACGGCACTGCCCTGCTATCCCGACTGCGCTCGCGGCCCCATTCACAGATGGGCAGACTATGCGGGCAGTACGAAGAGGTGATTGTGAGGCCTCTAGCGAACAACACACAGCTGCCTCCTCCCCAGAGACCACCCATACCCATCACCACAGAGCTCCCCGGCGTTCCCAAACGGCGCTCAACGACTTGTGCCCTTCAGCAGACGGCTGCCTCTCTCCTGCATGAGGACCGCGGAGGAAACCTGCAGATCTACTTTGTcggttcggtgacgccggacacaggctcgtcgactgcggcctgcgtggtgccCGCTTTGCGGAAGAGCAGGCAGTGTCGCCTCCCCGACCATGCGACGTCAACAGCGGCAGCGGCAGAGACTCCACCTGGCTGTGGACTTACTCGCAGAGGAGTTGCCAGCGACCAtctactgcgactccaaggcggcacttCTCAGCCTGCAGAGGCCAGAAAGGGCCAGCCTTGGGGTCACCCTGCTCTCGACAAGGCTGATGGCGCTCCAGGAGGCGGGCTGCTCAGTGTCCCTGCACTGGCTTCCAGCCCACGTAGGGATACCGGGCAACGAGGAAGCTGATGCACTGGCAAAGCGTGCCCACCACTGCGTGGTCCCGCCCAGCCTGGCAGCCAATGATTTCACAAGCCACAGGCTTCGAAGCCATCTGTTGGCCTGCCATCCGGACAAGTGGATGTCCCGGACAAGTGGATGTCCTTGGGCCGCCCTCCGCGACCACTTCCCCAGCGCGGCCTCGCACGCAGGGAGACCTCCCTCCTTCTGCGACTGAAGATTGGCTGCTGTTGGACGGGTGCTCGCCGCCACCGGCACGGCATCATCGCCTCTCCAGCCTGCACCTCCTGTGGGGAGCCAgagaccctggagcacctcctgctggcctgtcGTGCTTACCTCCAGCAGCGTGACCGCCTCCTGCAGGAGTTCCGACGCCTGGGGCTTCCTTCTGCGCggcaggaagacatcctcttccctggCCGCAACGAGCTACCAGccctcctaagtgtcgtcgagcaCCTCGACtagtcggggctctcggcgagactctaggacTTTCTGCTAAGACCATTTCGCGCTGCAAAGACCTCACGGCTATCTAAACCACTCTACTCGACCTGCCCCAACCATCTGGCTCCTGCTGGATCACCGCCCCCTGGCCTTTCACCAGATTAGCATTCCAGCGGACCCACTGGGCccttcctgccggactgctgaGCCACTGCCATGGCGACACTTTAACCCCCTACTCTCCTATCTCCGTTGCTCCCACtatccccccccccaaccctgttgatgctgagccgtgctcccgcaagggctgcagaaaatagcgtcaacctttccttatcccttcaagaaccacttctctagTTGGTTTCGCGTAGCTTTCACCGCAAGAAGTTATACTATCGACCAAACACGCAAATTGCGCTCCCCGCCACCGAGCGCGGCGGCCGGCgagcgctttcctcctcgccagCACTCTTGCTTTTCACGCTGCAAGCACTTTTCGACtgctcccacttctccgcgacgaatcaggAATTCGACACGGTAGGAGACTTCAAGGAACGACCAGCCATCTCCACGGCACCCTGCCATCTCCATgatgaatcaagaattcgacgcggacGAGGTCATCACCGTGCCCCGCCTGGTGCATGCCGTcgagaactcgcccaaaccggttTCTGCCGACGAGTGGTCACCGAAGGGGTTTAAGgaagaaccggcccattgtgagaacagagtcgcttgcagccgcccagtcggtctgatgcgctcctactgctacctgtacgctatcatccactatcgtATAaactttttcgtttcttcttcatctACGGAACGAGTTCGTCTTTTGttctccaccccgaagtcacaacagtggATGGCAAGTTGTGGGATTCGAAGCCAGATGACGCCCGCTACACCACTCAACGGCAGCCACGAGGACCACCGGCGTCAGCTACTTTGGAGGGGGTGAGTGCCCGACTTTTGCCTTTCGCATCGCCAGACCTTTGTCGCACACGTAAATGCTAAGCAGCATGGCTCAAGTACTTTGAAAGGGTTGTAGTGGTTTTGTCTTAGTTCACTTGAGGCCTTGCATAGATTTCCGGCTTCGGAAGCAAAGCTAATTTAGAGGTAAAACTGGAGACGAGCCGTCAGATCGCGATGGAAAAGCTCAGGATACAGGACCGTCCTGACGGTTGTCAGGAGATGGGCATTTCGGTTGCCGCGGCGAGGCGAAAGAAAGCCATTCTGGACATTATGAGGGCACAAGGGGTAACTGAGGAAGAGGTTTGGGGAGAAATTcttgagaggagaagcgagaaatTAAGGCTCGAGGAGGCAGGGGAGAGAAAAAGGCGCGACGAGGCAGTGGAGAGAAAAAGGCGCGACAAggcagaggagaaaaaaaggcGCGACGAGGCAGAGGATAAGAAGAGGCGCGACGATGCAGAGGAGAGGAAAAGGCGCGACGATGCAGAGGAGTAGAAAAGGCGCGACGAGGCAGAGAAGGAAAGGCGCGACGATGCagaggagaagaaaaggcgcGACGATGCagaggagaagaaaaggcgcGACGATGCAGAGGCGAGGAAAAGGCTCGAGGAGGCAGAGGCGCAGAAAAGGCGCGACGAGgcagaggagagaaaaaggcGCGACGAGGCAGAGGAGCAGAAAAGGCGCGACGTGGCAGAGGAGCAGAAAAGGCGCGAGGAGCTAGATTATGCTCTTAACACGAGAGAACTGGAATAAAGCAAATTCGAATCAGCTCGGCGCGTTCAAGTCCTCTTTCCGGTATAGACGATACACCTAAACTGACAATACAGGAACTGATGCTACCGTACAGGATAGGTGGTGATATCACACTTTTTGTCGTGAATTTCGAACGCACATATCAAAAGATAGGGCTGGACGAAAGCCTTTGGTATCAAAAACTTCTTTCGGTTGTCCCAGGAGAGGCCGCGGAAGTTCTCGCACGCTTGTCTAAAAAAAGACTGCTAGAACTATGGAAAGGTAAAAGCCGCGCTCCTTCGCAGATACCGCGTCTCCGCCGAGGCATTTCGGCAGCGGTTTAGACAGGCAAAAAGGGGCAGCGAGTCGCACACTGAGTTCGCATACGAGTTAAAGTCCAACTTAAAAGAGTGGCTCAAAAGTGCAGAAGTGTATGGCAACCACGAcaaggtgcttgaatgcatagcacTAGAGCAGTTTTACCAAGTTCCCCCAGAAGAAGTTGTACTGTAGTTGCAGGACAGGCTCCCAGAGGTAGACCTAGAGAAGGCAGCGCAGCTCGCGGAGGAATATTACACGCGCCGAAACTTCCAAGGAAATCCTATTCAGGAAGATAGGCTAGAAAAAAAGGACTATTCTGGAAAGCGGTTTTCCCCTCGCAACCCAGTTTCGCCGTACAAGAAATCATCCACGAGCGACGAGTTCAGCAAGGGAGTATCGACTAAGGCTGAGGTGGTGAGGGAAGGGCTAGCAGAGACAGTCCAGTCAGCTGGGGCCGCTAAAGGTAAGGCAGACCTAGAGCGCCCATTCGGGGCCAGGAGACCAATTATCTGCTTCCGTTGCAACAAGGAAGGCCATATTTTCTtaaattgcaaggagcaaatcgCGTTCGCCAGTATTGCCCATTCAGACAAAAACCTGAGGCTGCTCGAGCCATATATCCAGGAGGTCGTGGTAAACGGGAAAATGTGCCGGGCACTTCGCGATGTCCCAAGCAGTCACTGTAAATACCCCCCTCTACCCAAAAGTAACGTATTAATAAGTGCTGCTTCACGTCAGCAAAAGTCACAGGAAGCTGAGTATAAGGAGGGCATATTTCAGTTATCTGGCTCTTTAGGTGAGCTTGCTGTAAAAATATTTTTAGTCAATTTTCACACAAGTGACACCAATGATC is a window from the Dermacentor variabilis isolate Ectoservices chromosome 3, ASM5094787v1, whole genome shotgun sequence genome containing:
- the LOC142575559 gene encoding uncharacterized protein LOC142575559 isoform X1, yielding MMNQEFDADEVITVPRLVHAVENSPKPVSADEWSPKGFKEEPAHCENRVACSRPVGLMRSYCYLYAIIHYRINFFVSSSSTERVRLLFSTPKSQQWMASCGIRSQMTPATPLNGSHEDHRRQLLWRGFSKMTHPGDVFAVDCLRSILPSEGIVAEMNEDYKDAVQAHRINDANLSLQIDDMGKAAQSFANEPKTGHAAQIVNTAFPENTIQISVSRWYDDGTGDQALPFGSPSNTGESRTSGSKDS